From the genome of Solidesulfovibrio carbinolicus, one region includes:
- a CDS encoding valine--tRNA ligase, with product MTSEALSKGYEPADVEAKWIAYWQDEKTFTPDPDGPGEPYSIVIPPPNVTGALHMGHALNITIQDILCRYHRQLGRKVLWVPGTDHAGIATQNVVERSLAAAGTSREELGREAFIERVWKWREEYGGKILNQISRLGASVDWSRERFTMDEGLSKAVREVFVRLYEDGLIYQGDYIINWCPRCHTALADLEVEYAPHIGKLYHIRYPVEGTDTFVTVATTRPETLLGDTAVAVHPEDERYKDVVGKFAILPLVGRRIPIIADAYVEREFGTGCLKVTPAHDMNDFELGRKHDLEVIAVQDAAGRINENAPEKYRGLDRLAARKAVVEDLKELTLLDDIRDYEHNVGECYRCRTVIEPFVSKQWFVKTAPLAKVARKAVEDGRTVILPDQWTKTYYDWLDNIRDWCVSRQIWWGHRIPAWTCDSCGELIVSRETPTSCPACGGSRLTQDPDVLDTWFSSALWPFTTMGWPDQTKELATFYPTSVLSTAFDILFFWVARMMMMGLHFMDEVPFRHVYIHALVRDAEGRKMSKSLGNGIDPLAMMERYGTDALRFTLAAFAAMGRDIKLAEERIEGYRHFINKLWNAARFALMHVADGAPEMELSQAAKAGLCHAMILSRLERLKGTVSRAIEGYQFNEAAQELYGFFWREFCDWYLEMAKVDLGGEDEFKKGAAKRVLLTVLSETLTLMHPIVPFVTQEIWSKLPGMAEPNLAKVPYPPLRTELISDEAEASMELLRAVVVGVRNIRAELNINPGVKLTALVHAEDAAQAASLTANAAMISFLAKLERFEAGPDVAAPKASASAACGSCALFVPLSGAVDFDVEFLRLSKEEVKTVKELTVVEKKLGNEDFVSRAPAEVVAKEREKQDALSEKLARLRELKDRIRKLMAE from the coding sequence ATGACCAGCGAGGCCCTTTCCAAGGGATATGAGCCGGCCGACGTCGAGGCGAAATGGATCGCCTACTGGCAGGACGAAAAGACCTTCACCCCGGACCCCGACGGCCCGGGCGAACCCTATTCCATCGTCATCCCGCCGCCCAACGTCACCGGCGCCCTGCACATGGGCCATGCCCTCAACATCACCATCCAGGACATTCTGTGCCGCTATCACCGCCAGCTCGGCCGCAAGGTGCTGTGGGTGCCGGGCACGGACCATGCCGGCATCGCCACGCAAAACGTGGTGGAACGGTCGCTCGCCGCCGCCGGAACCTCTCGCGAGGAGCTCGGCCGCGAGGCGTTCATTGAGCGCGTCTGGAAATGGCGCGAGGAGTACGGCGGCAAGATCCTCAACCAGATAAGCCGTCTGGGCGCGTCCGTGGACTGGAGCCGGGAACGCTTCACCATGGACGAGGGCCTGTCCAAGGCCGTGCGCGAAGTCTTCGTGCGCCTTTACGAAGACGGGCTCATTTACCAGGGCGATTACATCATCAACTGGTGCCCACGCTGCCACACCGCCCTGGCCGATCTGGAAGTGGAGTACGCCCCGCACATCGGCAAGCTCTACCACATCCGCTATCCCGTGGAAGGCACGGATACGTTCGTCACCGTGGCCACCACCCGCCCCGAGACGCTCCTTGGCGACACCGCCGTGGCCGTGCATCCCGAGGACGAGCGCTACAAGGACGTGGTCGGCAAGTTCGCCATCCTGCCCCTGGTGGGCCGGCGTATCCCGATCATCGCCGACGCCTACGTCGAGCGCGAATTCGGCACGGGCTGCCTCAAGGTCACCCCGGCCCACGACATGAACGACTTTGAGCTTGGCCGCAAACACGACCTGGAGGTCATCGCCGTCCAGGACGCGGCCGGGCGCATCAACGAAAACGCCCCCGAGAAGTACCGGGGCCTGGACCGGCTGGCCGCCCGCAAGGCCGTGGTCGAGGATTTGAAGGAACTGACGCTGCTCGACGACATCCGCGACTACGAGCACAACGTGGGCGAATGCTACCGTTGCCGCACGGTCATCGAGCCCTTCGTGTCCAAGCAGTGGTTCGTCAAAACCGCCCCCCTGGCCAAGGTGGCCCGCAAGGCCGTGGAAGACGGCCGCACCGTCATCCTGCCCGACCAGTGGACCAAGACCTATTACGACTGGCTCGACAACATCCGCGACTGGTGCGTGTCGCGCCAGATCTGGTGGGGACATCGCATCCCGGCCTGGACCTGCGATTCCTGCGGCGAACTTATTGTTTCCCGCGAGACGCCGACGTCCTGCCCGGCCTGCGGCGGCTCGCGCCTCACCCAAGACCCCGACGTCCTGGACACCTGGTTTTCCTCGGCCCTGTGGCCGTTTACCACCATGGGCTGGCCGGACCAGACCAAAGAACTGGCCACGTTCTATCCCACCTCGGTGCTCAGCACCGCTTTCGACATCCTCTTTTTCTGGGTGGCCCGCATGATGATGATGGGCCTGCACTTCATGGACGAGGTGCCGTTCAGGCACGTCTACATCCACGCCCTGGTGCGCGACGCCGAGGGCCGCAAGATGAGCAAGTCGCTGGGCAACGGCATCGATCCCCTGGCCATGATGGAACGCTACGGCACCGACGCCCTGCGCTTCACCCTGGCCGCCTTCGCCGCCATGGGCCGCGACATCAAGCTGGCCGAGGAGCGCATCGAAGGCTACCGCCACTTCATCAACAAGCTGTGGAACGCGGCCCGGTTTGCGCTCATGCACGTGGCCGACGGCGCGCCGGAGATGGAGCTGTCCCAGGCGGCCAAGGCCGGGTTGTGCCACGCCATGATCCTCTCGCGCCTGGAGCGCCTCAAGGGCACGGTGTCCCGGGCTATCGAGGGCTACCAGTTCAACGAGGCGGCCCAGGAGCTGTACGGCTTTTTCTGGCGCGAATTCTGCGACTGGTACCTGGAAATGGCCAAGGTGGACCTGGGCGGCGAGGACGAGTTCAAGAAGGGCGCGGCCAAGCGCGTGCTTTTAACCGTGTTGTCCGAGACGCTCACCCTTATGCATCCCATCGTGCCATTCGTCACCCAGGAGATCTGGAGCAAGCTGCCGGGCATGGCCGAACCCAACCTGGCCAAGGTTCCCTATCCGCCGCTGCGCACCGAACTCATCAGCGACGAGGCCGAGGCGTCCATGGAGCTGCTGCGGGCCGTGGTCGTCGGGGTGCGCAACATCCGGGCCGAGCTCAACATCAACCCGGGTGTGAAACTGACCGCCCTGGTCCATGCCGAGGACGCCGCCCAGGCCGCCTCGCTGACGGCCAACGCGGCCATGATCAGCTTTTTGGCTAAGCTCGAACGCTTCGAGGCCGGCCCGGACGTGGCCGCGCCCAAGGCCTCGGCTTCGGCCGCCTGCGGCTCGTGCGCCCTTTTCGTGCCGCTCTCTGGCGCGGTGGACTTCGACGTGGAGTTCCTGCGCCTGTCCAAGGAAGAAGTGAAGACGGTCAAGGAACTGACCGTGGTGGAAAAAAAGCTCGGCAACGAGGACTTCGTGTCCCGCGCCCCGGCCGAGGTGGTGGCCAAGGAGCGGGAGAAGCAGGACGCGCTGAGCGAAAAGCTGGCCCGGCTGCGGGAACTCAAGGACCGCATCCGCAAGCTCATGGCCGAATAG